GGCCTAGGCTTACTACACAACCTTTTTCAGGAGTCAATCCCCAGCCTCAGCACTGAGAAACACCAGTCTACAGCCATACTCCACAGGCCTAGGCTTACTACACAACCTTTTTCAGGAGTTAATCCCCAGCCTCAGCACTGAGAAACACCAGTCTACAGCCATACTCCACAGGCCTAGGCTTACTACACAACCTTCTTCAGGAGTCAATCCCCAGCCTCAGCACTGAGAAACACCAGTCTACAGCCATACTCCACAGGCCTAGGCTTACTACACAACCTTTTTCAGGAGTCAATCCCCAGCCTCAGCACTGAGAAACACCAGTCTACAGCCAAACTCCACAGGCCTAGGCTTACTACACAACCTTTTTCAGGAGCCAATCCCCAGCCTCAGCACTGAGAAACACCAGTCTACAGCCATACTCCACAGGCCTAGGCTTACTACACAACCTTTTTCAGGAGCCAATCCCCAGCCTCAGCACTGAGAAACACAATTCTGCCATGATCCCCCAAAACTTATCAAAGCTGCCCCGTCTGAACTTTGACATGATCAAGGTTTTAAGAAGATCTAAATGTCCCTCTCTTCACCTACCTGTTCTAGAGCTTTACAACCCACAGGACAATGAAAGCAGTGGTAGGTAAGGGCCACATGAAACACAATAGATACAGACCGGCAGACAATATGTCAGAACACACACCACCACGCAAACTTTCACCAAAATTGCTAACAGATGGCCAGAAAAGAGTATtatctatatacagtacacacacacacacacacacacacacacacacacacacacacacacacacacacacacacacacacacacacacacacacacacacacacacacacacacacacacacacacacgaacacacactcacagacatgcacacgcacacgcacacacatgcccacacatgcacacacggtAAAAGAATCCTGGGGAAATTAATCCCTTGGTAAATCTTCTAAACCCCTGAGGGAGAATAAAACAAGCTCTTATTAAACACAGACATCAGAGTACAGTCCAGATGGGCTCACTGatatcactctccctctctctctccctctctctctctccctctctacttctccccatcactttccatctctctctccctctctccctctctacttctccccatcactgtccatctctctttctccccatctctctctctctctctccctctctacttctccccatctctctctctctctctctctctctctctctctctctctctcgctctctctctctctctctctctctctctctctctctctctctctctgtacagttaCTGATGTGTCCTGCCTCTTCTACTGTTTACAGCCCCTTCAGTATCTTTACAGTTACTGATGTGTCCTGCCTCTTCTACTGTTTACAGCCCCTTCAGTATCTTTACAGTTACTGATGTGTCCTGCCTCTTCTACTGTTTACAGCCCCTTCAGTATCTTTACAGCCCCTTCAGTATCTTTACAGTTACTGATGTGTCCTGCCTCTTCTACTGTTTACAGCCCCTTCAGTATCTTTGCTCCCTTCTTTCATCCATCAACcaatcttcttcttctctcctttcttacCTTCAATAGCTGTGCACGTACGTGTGCCTCTACCAGGTGGCTCTTGCGTAGGTTCCCCACCCTCCACATCATGCAGAGTTTCCCGTCTCTCAGCGCCACCACTGCCGTGTCAGAGAACAACAGCGTCTCGTTACGCTTCTTGGGCTTAGCGATCTTCGCCATGACCGCTCCGATGATGAAGGCGTCGATGATGCAGCCCACAATGCACTGCAAAACGACCGCCATCACCGCCAGGGGGCAGGCCTCAGTCACGCTGCGGAAGCCGTAACCAATGGACGTCTGCGTCTCCAGGGAGAACAGGAAGGCCGCCATAAAGCTGTTCACCTGAACAAAACACGTTTCCTCCACTTCCACCACCGCCCCTGCTCCGGACTCATCTCCTCCCCCGGAAGAGGCACCCGAGCTGGGGTTGAGGCGGATGGCGAAGTCCCCGTGCGCGGCGGCAATGAGCCAGAAGGCGAAGCCAAAGAGCAgccaggagaggaggaaggagaggcaaAAGATGACTAGCATCCAACGCCAGCGGATGTCCACGCAGGTGGTGAAGAGGTCGCTGAGGTAACGCTGGCCTCTCTCGCTCATGTTGACGAAGGTGACGTTGCAGCGCCCGTCCTTGCCCACAAAGCGGTGGCGGGGCCGGCGTCTAGAGCGCCGGGTGGGCCGGCGGCTTGAGGAGGAAGGGGACGACAGTGTTGAATCTCGGTCCGAGGACGAACagccttctccccttctccccagACTTCCGCCCCTCccgcccctcagtcctgagcgcCCTCCTCCTTTCATCgatccttcccctcctcctgccTCCAGGGCTCCGCTGGGCCTCCGTGCATTGCTGCCGTTGCCCTGCAGGGGGAGTGCTTTGCCATTTCggttgtgtgtgggagagagactggtgggGCTCCCTGAGCCTCCCGTGCTCCCCCCCACCCTGGCCGTGTCAGCAACACTCAGAGCCAGCTTAATGACTTCCTCCTCGTCTGCCAGCCCGTCAACCACTGCACTGAAACGTCGCTTAACACGCGCCGCTCCCATGGTGCTAAATACAATGTCTTACGCTGATGAAGCTGTAGTCTCAACTCCTATGTGCTTGTGAGTTTTTGACCACCTAGGTATTGATAAGAACCCGGTGTTCTGTACTTCTTTCCAGTTCCACTGTTTCTATGGTGAAAAGTAATCCATCTGATGTGGTAAAGGTAAATCCATGAGGAAAAACTGTATCCAGCAGTAGATGACTTCCCTCACTTCCCGGATCATTGTTCCACTAACTTTTTATTAACAGTCAGGGTTACTCACAGCTCTACAGTGTCCTGATTCACAGTCTTCCTTCCATTCTCTTGAAGGAAACTCAGTGGTCAAGTTGTTGCTGTATATACTCCTCTGGTCAGAAACGTATTCCACAGCAGCAGATACACAGTCTCGCAGTAATACTGTATAGTCCCTGTAGTACTTACACTCCTTTGGGCTGAAGAGGGAGGTTACGCACGTGTCCAGGGTATCAACAGGAGGGACCCATAGTCTGTGGCCATCTTACAAGGAAGCAGGAGTTTAGCTGACAGTTTGAAACAGCACAAGGGAAACACACTGATCAGGCTACAGGAACTGAGAAGCTTGAAAGGATGAGAGCTTGGGATACAATGGGGTAGTAGTAATGAGGATATATACTCCCCACATTCACTAAAGTGCAATATGACAATACAGAGTCCAGGGATAgatccacagtacagtacagtcaaaCGGTGTCTATGTTTCTAACACGTATCTAACATGCAACCAGCAGAGAAAAGAATAGCATGCTGTTTCTTACGTTCCATGATCTTCACTTCCCAGTGGTTTGGTCATGGAAAATACACAAGGCAGATTGAAACAGAGGAGGAACTCCTTAGACTATTGATTCAGATAATGGTACACAATTCCAATACATTCACTTCCTATCAGTCAGAGTATGTTCCTCCACCCTTTTATATCTATGTTTCCTTTGCTACAGGGCCTTGGAACACATTTATGAGCTACAGTAGCCATGCACTGTGTAAATTATACTCACTCAGTGTCTCTCACAAGTGGGAGACTGTGACCAGCAGTTTCCCCTCAAATCCAAGTATCTTTTCCAAGCCACAAAAGTCCTCAAATGTCAGTGGTGAGTTCTTGGCACAACAAAAGCAGACTTTTAGAGACATTTGAAATATGTTTGTGGCTCTCTCAGGTGACTGCTGGATATCCTATTCCTGAGAGTCTCTGTGTTTCTCCTAAAGGCATTGTCAATTCAGTACAGAACACACTGCGCAGACTGACTACTGACCAGATCAGCTACATGATATTAACTCAGTGTTGTAAAAATGTATACAACAATAAGGAGACTTACTCTCCACTACAACTGCATGGGAGAATTCTCTATAatagagggagtgagggaaagagagtgagaaagacaatACATAAAAGGAGAGAGAATTAAATTACTTGACTAGAACGCCAAGGCATGTACAATTGTGTGTACTTTCTGTGTACTTATTGTTGTGTACCATCCTATACATATGACACCAGGATTAATTCTATACAACACCTATTATAGAGTCAAAGTGAATGTGTAGGAGGAGCAGAATCCTATTGGCCGGTTGtggggaaagaggggaggggtAACAGGCACACAGGGCATACACCCGTGGATGACCTCTACAAAAACTCAGAGCTCAAAGGTTATTTCAGAGGTCAAATCCTGTCCAATCCTGGGACGGGAGGTGCCGTGTCCTTGTTTTTTCCAAACGGGTTGGTTTTAGTTCTCTCCTCTTGGTTCAAATGTCACACTCAACACCCCTGCTTGACAGAGAACACACATGTTTATCCATTTCAGAAAAGCTTCCAGTCTAATTCCTTTGGAAAAATGTGCCAATAATGTGAAGAGGACGTGCAAGGAAAACTGGGTAAAAACAACAACCCACTGAGGCAAACAAAGGTAATATTTTGGGAAGagagatttttttgtttgttgcatgcCAAATCCCTTAGGgataaaaaaaacaaagaaaactCAAAAGGTTTGATCCAGGGCAAATCCAAATGACATAAAAAAGGTTTGGTTGCGATATTAGACTTTACCTTCCGTACACATTTCCAGTGGACTGTGGTTTTCGAACGCTGGCAAGTCTTTGACCCCCAGTGAACAATGTTACTAGGTCCCTGAGGAACAGTTCAACCCTTCACCAGCTCCCTGAGGACAGTTTACAGTGTAACACCTTGACCAGATCACTGAGGACACCCTGACTAAGAGCAACGAAGGCACAACACAGGAGACAGTCGTTACCTGGTGTCCaaggtttacacagagacagatgtTACCTGGTGTCCaaggtttacacagagacagatgttacctactgtcctaggtttacacagagacagatgttacctactgtcctaggtttacacagagacaggtgttacctactgtcctaggtttacacagagacaggtgttacctactgtcctaggtttacagagacaggtgttacctactgtcctaggtttacacagagacaggtgttacctagtgtcctaggtttacacagagacaggtgtTACCTACTGTCttaggtttacacagagacagatgttacctactgtcctaggtttacacagagacaggtgttacctactgtcctagatttacacagagacagatgttacgtactgtcctaggtttacatagagacaggtgttacctactgtcctaggttaacacagagacaggtgttacctactgtcctaggtttacacagagacaggtgtTACCTACTGTCttaggtttacacagagacagatgttacgtactgtcctaggtttacacagagacagatgttacctactgtcctaggtttacacagagacaggtgttacctactgtcctaggtttacacagagacaggtgttacctgctgtcctaggtttacacagagacaggtgttacctactgtcctaggtttacacagagacaggtgttacctactgtcctaggtttacacagagacaggtgtTACCGTTTGTCCaaggtttacacagagacagatgttacctactgtcctaggtttacacagagacaggtgttacctactgtcctaggtttacacagagacaggtgttacctactgtcctaggtttacacagagacagatgttacctactgtcctagatttacacagagacaggtgttccctactgtcctaggtttacacagagacaggtgttacctgctgtcctaggtttacacagagacaggtgttacctgctgtcctaggtttacacagagacaggtgtTACCTACTGTCCTAGATTTATACAGAGACAGGTGTTACCTACTGtcctaggtttacacagagacagatgttacctactgtcctagatttacacagagacagatgttacctactgtcctaggtttacacagagacaggtgttacctactgtcctaggtttacacagagacaaatgttacctactgtcctaggtttacacagagacagatgttacctgctgtcctaggtttacacagagacaggtgttacctactgtcctagatttacacagagacaggtgttacctactgtcctaggtttacacagagacaggtgttacctactgtcctaggtttacacagagacagatgtTACCTGTTGTCCaaggtttacacagagacaggtgttacctgttgtcctaggtttacacagagacaggtgttacctgctgtcctaggtttacacagagacagatgtTACCTGTTGTCCaaggtttacacagagacaggtgttacctactgtcctaagtttacacagagacaggtgttacctactgtcctaggtttacacagagacaaatgttacctactgtcctaggtttacacagagacagatgttacctgctgtcctaggtttacacagagacaggtgttacctactgtcctagatttacacagagacaggtgttacctactgtcctaggtttacacagagacaggtgttacctactgtcctaggtttacacagagacagatgtTACCTGTTGTCCaaggtttacacagagacaggtgttacctgttgtcctaggtttacacagagacaggtgttacctgctgtcctaggtttacacagagacagatgttacctgttgtcctaggtttacacagagacatgtgttacctactgtcctaggtttacacagagacagatgttacctactgtcctaggtttacacagagacagatgttacctactgtcctaggtttacacagagacagatgttacctactgtcctaggtttacacagagacaggtgttacctactgtcctaggtttacacagagacagatgttacttactgtcctaggtttacacagagacagatgttacttactgtcctaggtttacacagagacagatgttacctactgtcctaggtttacacagagacagatgttacctactgtcctaggtttacacagagacagatgttacctactgtcctaggtttacacagagacaggtgttacctactgtcctaggtttacacagagacagatgttacttactgtcctaggtttacacagagacagatgttacttactgtcctaggtttacacagagacagatgttacctactgtcctaggtttacacagagacagatgttacctactgtcctaggtttacacagagacagatgtgacctactgtcctaggtttacacagagacaggtgtTGTCATGTCACACAAACagtaagagaggggagaagagaagagaagcctCTACAACAAGTGGAAGTGGGGAAAGAGATCCCTCCTAAAGTGAGAGGTGACGTAGGGGTTCATTTTGACTGGTCTgctgccctccctctctcaggcATAGTAACAGGAATTTAGGGGCTGCACTTCTGAGAAAGTAGAGAACACAcaatccttctctctttccttctttctctggCGTTTTCTTCTTTTGCTCAGTCAGTCGTCACGTTTTTTTATCCCGTCTGGTTTCTTATCCCGTTTTGTTCCTCCCATGACGCCTCTCCTGTGTCCTTGCCAACCTGGTAATAACATGACAATACAGACCAACCAACAATCAGCATAAACAGAGATACAACCATGACTTCAGATCTCCTTTGTGAAAACAGATGCTCTGATGATGTAAGCAGGTAGGTCTTGTCTTGTGGACATTCTGAGAATGTAAGTCGGTAAGGAGCAAAAGGGCAGGATGGACTCACCGTCTCTAACCCTCCATGGTTTTCATCTTCATTTGTAATAGCTCAATGAAAACCCATAATAAAACCAATAAAATCATGTAATCAGTAACCTGTTCGTTGAGACTTGGTCTGTCTGGGTGCTCTGGCGTAGctcttgtaacacaacaaatattCCTGTGTCCAGTTTACTGGGAGTGTTGATGTTGCGTCACTTCTTGGAAAGAATGGGAATAAATGTCTCCGGAATTACAAATGAAAATGTCTCCATCATGGAACCTGGAATAAAAAGAAACAGAGGGTGGAATAAGAGAACCACTTCCATTGGGATAGTTTACTGTATATCTTTACGGTCATATTTTATGACCCATACAGGTGAATAAGCTGTGAATTTGGGCCCCAATACTGTACATCTTGACGGTtattgcaaacacacacacatgtttattTTACTATCCTtctggggaccaaacaattgaatCCCAAATCCTACTTTCCATAGCCCTTAACCCTAACGCTAACCTTAACTGCaaaatcctaaccttaaaactaacccaaactctaaccctgaaccctaactttaacactaattctaacacCTAAGCCTAAAAAAGCCTAAGGGGACTGGTGGAATGTCTCCAATTTTCCTTGTATTACTTACTATctttgtgaggacttctggtccccacaaggatagcaaaaccaaaccacacacacacacgtgtatttGTGAGTCAGCGAGGGAATTACATATCCCATATACTAGCCTGGGGCCTGGGGCATGGGGCCTGGGGCCTGGGTAATGGGGCATGGGGCCTGGGCCATGGGGCCTGGGGCCTGGGGCCTGGGACCTGGGGCCTGGGGCCATTCCATTGTCATGCTATAGTCCACTGCCATTCTGCTATGGATCACAACACTGCAGTGTACATGGTGCTGTATCACATGGAAACAACTACAGAGGAATGCTGATGTGTTACCGAGGCAACATTTGATGAATCATGCTGCTAAAGTAGgacaaggagaaagagggaggagactccagtcacccaagtcatagactgttctctctgttaccgcacggcaggcggtaccggagcgccaagtctaggtccaaaaggctccttatcaGCTttgacccccaagccataagactgctgaacaattcatcaaatggccaccagactatttacattgacacccatttgtttttacactgctgctactcgctgtttattatctatggatAGTATCTTCACCCCAACCTagatgtacaaattacctctaacctgtacccccgcatactgactcggtactggtactccctgtttattatctatggatAGTATCTTCACCCCAACCTagatgtacaaattacctctaacctgtacccccgcacattgacccctgtatatagcctcgttattgttattttagaatgagacagagaggagggggtgaaccatagtatattgaatgagagagtagagggggtgaaccgtagtatatagaatgagacagagagaagagggggtgaaccgtagtatatagaatgagacagagtagagggggtgaaccgtagtatatagaatgagacagagagaggagggggtgaaccgtagtatatagaatgagagagtagagggggtgaaccgtagtatatagaatgagacagagagaagagggggtgaaccgtagtatatagaatgagacagagagaagagggggtgaaccgtagtatatagaatgagagagtagagggggtgaaccgtagtatatagaatgagacagagtagagggggtgaaccgtagtatatagaatgagacagagtagagagggtgaaccgtagtatatagaatgagacagagtagagggggtgaaccgtagtatatagaacgagacagagagaggagagggtgaaccgtagtatatagaatgagacagagtagagagggtgaaccgtagtatatagaatgagacagagtagagggggtgaaccgtagtatatagaatgagacagagagaagagggggtaaaccgtagtatatagaatgagacagagtagagggggtgaaccgtagtatatagaatgagacagagagaagagggggtaaaccgtagtatatagaatgagacagagtagagggggtgaaccgtagtatatagaatgagacagagtagagggggtgaaccgtagtatatagaacgagacagagagaagagggggtgaaccgtagtatatagaatgagacagagaaaagagggggtgaaccgtagtatatagaatgagacagagagaagagggggtgaaccgtagtatatagaatgagacagagtagagagggtgaaccgtagtatatagaatgagacagagtagagggggtgaaccgtagtatatagaatgagacagagagaagagggggtaaaccgtagtatatagaatgagacagagagaggagggggtgaaccgtagtatatagaatgagacagagagaagagggggtaaaccgtagtatatagaatgagacagagtagagggggtgaaccgtagtatatagaatgagacagagagaagagggggtaaaccgtagtatatagaatgagacagagtagagggggtgaaccgtagtatatagaatgagacagagagaggagggggtgaaccgtagtatatagaatgagatagagagaagagggggtgaaccgtagtatatagagtgagacagagagaagagggggtgaaCCGTTGTatatagaatgagacagagagaggagggggtgaaccgtagtatatagaatgagatagagagaagagggggtgaaccgtagtatatagagtgagacagagagaagagggggtgaaccgtagtatatagagtgagacagagtagaggggttgaaccgtagtatatagaatgagacagagtagagggggtgaaccgtagtatatagaatgagacagagagaggagggggtgaaccgtagtatatagaatgagacagagtagagggggtgaaccgtagtatatagaatgagacagagagaagagggggtgaaccgtagtatattgaatgagacagagagaggagggggtgaaccGTAGAATAttgaatgagacagagagaggagggggtgaaccGTAGAATAttgaatgagacagagagaggagggggtgaaccgtagtatatagaatgagacagagagaggagggggtgaaccgtagtatatagaatgagacagagagaagagggggtgaaccgtagtatattgaatgagacagagagaggagggggtgaaccgtagtatatagaatgagacagagaagagggggTGAACCGTAGAATAttgaatgagacagagagaggagggggtgaaccGTAGAATATTGaatgagacagagtagagggggtgaaCCGTAGAATATTGaatgagacagagtagag
The Oncorhynchus clarkii lewisi isolate Uvic-CL-2024 unplaced genomic scaffold, UVic_Ocla_1.0 unplaced_contig_3080_pilon_pilon, whole genome shotgun sequence genome window above contains:
- the LOC139399433 gene encoding inward rectifier potassium channel 2-like, encoding MGAARVKRRFSAVVDGLADEEEVIKLALSVADTARVGGSTGGSGSPTSLSPTHNRNGKALPLQGNGSNARRPSGALEAGGGEGSMKGGGRSGLRGGRGGSLGRRGEGCSSSDRDSTLSSPSSSSRRPTRRSRRRPRHRFVGKDGRCNVTFVNMSERGQRYLSDLFTTCVDIRWRWMLVIFCLSFLLSWLLFGFAFWLIAAAHGDFAIRLNPSSGASSGGGDESGAGAVVEVEETCFVQVNSFMAAFLFSLETQTSIGYGFRSVTEACPLAVMAVVLQCIVGCIIDAFIIGAVMAKIAKPKKRNETLLFSDTAVVALRDGKLCMMWRVGNLRKSHLVEAHVRAQLLKPRVTPEGEFLPLDNEDINVGFDTGTDRIFLVSPVTIVHEINDESPFFEMDRRTLEGDAELEVVVILEGMVEATAMTTQCRSSYLASEILWGHRFEPVLFERKNCYQ